The Tamandua tetradactyla isolate mTamTet1 chromosome 5, mTamTet1.pri, whole genome shotgun sequence genome window below encodes:
- the LOC143683153 gene encoding olfactory receptor 14J1-like — translation MENITTVSGFLLMGFSDNRELQILHALLFLAMYLSALAGNLIIVAITTLDQGLQSPMYYFLKHLSLLDLSFISVTVPQSIDNSLKDDGYISHGQCMLQVFFFTSLAWAEVAVLTVMSYDRYAAICFPLRYEVIMDPGTCKWAVIAVWLSGALSGILYMATTFSITFCRAKVIHQFFCDVPQLLKLSCSNDYLGVIGVAAFVSVMAFICFGSIVLSYIHVFSTVLKIPSAEGRSKAFSTCLPHLFVVSFFLSTGAFEFLKPTSDSPTGFDLMISIFYSVVPPTLNPIIYSLRNEAMKGAVRRLLLGGQFSGENISPSCCG, via the coding sequence ATGGAAAACATAACCACAGTGAGTGGATTCCTCCTCATGGGTTTTTCTGACAACCGTGAGCTGCAGATATTACATGCTTTGCTCTTCTTGGCAATGTACCTCTCAGCCTTGGCAGGTAACCTCATCATTGTTGCCATCACCACATTGGACCAGGGTCTCCAATCCCCAATGTATTACTTCTTGAAGCATCTTTCCCTTCTGGacctttccttcatttctgtcaCGGTCCCCCAGTCCATTGACAATTCACTGAAGGATGATGGCTATATTTCCCATGGTCAATGCATGCTTCAGGTTTTCTTCTTCACCTCTCTGGCCTGGGCTGAGGTTGCTGTCCTCACAGTGATGTCTTATGACCGCTATGCAGCCATCTGCTTCCCCCTGCGCTACGAAGTCATCATGGATCCTGGTACCTGTAAGTGGGCTGTGATAGCTGTATGGTTAAGTGGGGCTCTCTCTGGGATCTTGTACATGGCAACCACATTCTCTATTACATTCTGCAGGGCCAAAGTAATCCACCAGTTCTTCTGTGATGTACCCCAGTTGCTGAAGCTCTCCTGCTCCAATGATTACCTTGGAGTGATTGGAGTAGCTGCTTTCGTGTCTGTGATGGCGTTCATCTGCTTTGGCTCCATTGTCCTCTCCTATATCCACGTCTTCTCCACAGTTCTAAAAATACCCTCTGCTGAGGGCCGATCCAAAGCCTTTTCTACCTGCCTGCCTCACCTCTTTGTTGTCTCATTTTTCCTCTCCACAGGCGCCTTTGAGTTCCTAAAACCAACTTCAGATTCTCCAACTGGTTTTGATcttatgatttctatcttttattcAGTAGTGCCCCCAACACTCAATCCTATCATCTACAGTCTGAGGAATGAGGCCATGAAGGGAGCTGTGAGAAGGTTACTGTTGGGAGGGCAATTCTCAGGGGAAAATATATCTCCATCCTGTTGTGGATGA